A part of Lacibacter sp. H407 genomic DNA contains:
- a CDS encoding NUDIX hydrolase, protein MNWKTISSKYLFQRDWLTLREDVCERPDGKIIDPYYVYEFPEWVAALALTKDGKVIMVRQYRHALGDTLMELPGGCVDASDASYEKAIARELLEETGYRFDKIEYLCQTSANPSTNNNLLRAYLATGGEKVTEQKLDEGEDIEVHLLSIEELKQLIRENKLLQSMHTTALLYGLEKLGELKY, encoded by the coding sequence ATGAACTGGAAAACGATCTCTTCAAAATATTTATTTCAACGTGATTGGCTTACGCTTCGGGAAGATGTGTGCGAACGCCCCGATGGTAAGATCATTGATCCCTACTATGTCTACGAATTTCCGGAATGGGTGGCAGCATTGGCGCTAACAAAAGATGGGAAGGTGATCATGGTGCGACAATACCGTCATGCTTTGGGTGACACACTTATGGAGTTACCCGGCGGTTGTGTAGATGCATCGGATGCTTCCTATGAAAAAGCAATTGCAAGAGAATTACTTGAAGAGACCGGATACCGTTTTGATAAAATTGAATATCTCTGTCAAACATCAGCCAATCCTTCTACAAATAATAATTTACTCAGGGCTTATCTTGCCACTGGAGGTGAAAAAGTAACAGAGCAGAAACTGGATGAAGGCGAGGATATAGAAGTACACCTGCTTAGCATCGAAGAATTGAAACAACTTATCCGTGAAAACAAATTGTTACAAAGTATGCACACTACGGCTTTGTTGTATGGGTTGGAAAAACTTGGTGAGCTGAAATACTAA
- a CDS encoding SDR family NAD(P)-dependent oxidoreductase, whose protein sequence is MKKVIIIGATSGIGKELALRYLKAGNMVGITGRRKHLLDELQHQYPQQVFSAAFDVAGSENILHFEKLIDQLQGMDLFIYNSGYGEASKELNWEMDKKTTLINVNGFAETTNYAFNYFVKQGYGQIAAISSISAYRGNSWAPAYGASKAYMSNYMEALSIKAYRMKLPIFITDIQPGFVLTDMAKGNKLFWMAPLAKATTQMVEAIEKKKRRVQITKRWAIVAWLFKWLPYSIYKKL, encoded by the coding sequence ATGAAGAAGGTCATTATCATTGGTGCAACATCCGGCATCGGAAAAGAATTGGCGCTGCGTTATCTCAAAGCAGGTAACATGGTTGGCATTACCGGCCGGCGAAAACATTTACTCGATGAACTGCAACATCAATATCCACAACAGGTTTTCTCCGCAGCATTTGATGTAGCCGGCTCCGAAAACATTCTTCATTTCGAAAAGTTAATTGATCAGCTGCAAGGCATGGATCTGTTTATTTACAACAGCGGATATGGTGAAGCAAGTAAGGAATTGAATTGGGAGATGGATAAAAAAACAACACTTATCAACGTTAATGGCTTTGCCGAAACAACCAATTATGCGTTCAACTATTTTGTAAAGCAGGGATATGGACAAATTGCCGCCATATCATCCATTTCAGCTTATCGTGGTAATAGTTGGGCGCCTGCATACGGAGCCAGCAAAGCGTACATGAGCAACTATATGGAGGCATTGAGCATTAAAGCTTATCGTATGAAACTGCCGATCTTCATAACAGATATACAACCCGGTTTTGTACTTACCGATATGGCCAAGGGAAATAAATTATTCTGGATGGCGCCACTTGCGAAAGCAACCACACAAATGGTGGAGGCCATTGAAAAGAAAAAGCGACGGGTGCAGATCACTAAACGATGGGCGATTGTTGCATGGTTGTTTAAATGGCTGCCCTATTCAATTTATAAAAAGCTCTAA
- a CDS encoding radical SAM protein produces MALQHSPYLLYSDGNGNIFEDTSLYAVGREGWDAFPVPEEDWIVLPDGGNLYELPSRKAIGIDVETGDMRLCEKGWAVAAFVPPAHTSLYFAAFESEPDAETLPLFCYTAAGWHDDKFYVTALRIEQDIRQECEGYDDDTIETGAQRLVKAYPNNRLVKHLMENCCNTYNCPAARNFAMSRWECPIPISPACNANCIGCISFQPQEETIQSPQDRLTFKPTAEEVVEFTVPHLETAPYPIVSFGQGCEGEPLLMWETMRESIIEMRKHTQKGSINVNTNGSDPKAVKALCEAGLNSIRVSTNSARKHIYEAYYRPNNYTFEDIVESLKVMTSYGGWTSINYFVFPGMTDSVEEYEALRKLIKETGLKMIQWRNFNIDPDWYLGKIGVTETGEIMGVRQLMDLLREEFPDLKFGYFNPPIERIKGNYEVDFAHW; encoded by the coding sequence ATGGCCTTACAACATTCTCCTTATTTACTCTATTCCGACGGAAACGGAAATATTTTTGAAGACACATCGCTCTACGCCGTAGGTCGTGAAGGCTGGGACGCTTTTCCCGTGCCGGAAGAAGACTGGATCGTTTTGCCCGATGGTGGCAACTTGTACGAATTACCCAGCCGCAAGGCCATCGGTATTGATGTGGAAACAGGCGATATGCGGTTGTGTGAAAAAGGATGGGCCGTTGCTGCATTTGTTCCTCCTGCACATACGAGTTTATACTTTGCCGCTTTTGAAAGTGAACCCGATGCGGAAACATTGCCCCTGTTTTGTTATACTGCTGCCGGTTGGCACGATGATAAGTTTTATGTAACGGCTTTACGCATTGAACAGGATATCCGTCAGGAATGCGAAGGTTATGATGATGATACGATTGAAACCGGTGCACAGCGTTTGGTAAAAGCTTATCCCAATAACCGATTGGTGAAACACCTGATGGAAAACTGTTGCAATACGTACAACTGCCCTGCTGCACGCAACTTTGCCATGAGCCGATGGGAATGCCCGATTCCGATTTCTCCTGCCTGCAATGCCAATTGCATTGGATGTATTTCATTTCAACCGCAGGAAGAAACCATTCAAAGTCCGCAAGATCGCTTAACCTTTAAACCAACTGCTGAAGAAGTAGTAGAGTTTACAGTGCCACATCTGGAAACAGCTCCCTATCCGATCGTATCTTTTGGCCAAGGATGTGAGGGTGAACCATTGCTGATGTGGGAAACCATGCGTGAATCGATCATTGAAATGCGGAAGCACACACAAAAAGGTAGTATCAATGTAAATACAAATGGTTCTGATCCAAAAGCAGTGAAAGCATTGTGTGAAGCAGGATTGAACAGTATTCGTGTAAGTACCAACAGTGCACGGAAGCATATTTATGAGGCGTACTATCGCCCCAATAATTATACGTTTGAAGATATTGTGGAGAGTTTAAAAGTAATGACGAGTTATGGTGGCTGGACAAGCATCAACTACTTTGTATTCCCGGGTATGACGGATAGTGTGGAAGAATACGAAGCATTACGAAAACTCATTAAAGAAACCGGATTGAAAATGATCCAGTGGCGAAATTTTAATATTGATCCTGATTGGTATCTTGGAAAGATTGGCGTTACCGAAACAGGTGAGATCATGGGCGTTCGTCAATTGATGGATCTGCTGCGTGAAGAATTTCCTGATCTGAAGTTTGGTTATTTCAATCCACCGATTGAACGGATCAAAGGTAATTATGAAGTTGATTTTGCGCATTGGTAA
- a CDS encoding OB-fold protein, whose translation MKRKTIFRNSLLLILILGSIAAYFAYREYNRKTENVDKLDAAYELTSDALIQEFTENEKVATEKYSGKVLQVDGLLKTIDTDDKGYITVVLGNSASPSSVRCSIDTLFPIEKNNLQIYAPVAVKGICTGFNADELGLGADVLLNRCIIIQKETISH comes from the coding sequence ATGAAAAGGAAAACGATCTTCAGAAACAGTTTACTTCTTATTCTTATCCTTGGGTCAATTGCTGCTTATTTCGCTTACAGGGAATACAACCGTAAAACAGAAAATGTTGACAAACTTGATGCGGCATATGAACTAACATCCGATGCACTGATTCAGGAGTTTACAGAAAACGAAAAAGTAGCAACAGAAAAGTATTCCGGAAAAGTGCTGCAGGTTGATGGGCTGCTGAAAACAATAGATACAGATGATAAAGGATACATTACAGTTGTATTAGGTAACAGTGCTTCTCCCTCATCAGTACGATGCAGTATTGATACTTTATTTCCGATTGAAAAGAATAATCTGCAGATCTATGCACCCGTTGCAGTCAAAGGTATTTGTACAGGCTTTAACGCAGATGAACTGGGGCTAGGTGCCGATGTGTTATTGAACAGGTGCATCATCATTCAAAAAGAAACTATTTCACATTAA
- a CDS encoding sensor histidine kinase — translation MKMIRLSLLSDAISRIKKIGYTDELDGYAARRLGIFNTLNFIGLLTGIIIPVVAILNKGYLPVIAWIVAAAPAFISFVVLVANYYRRYDFAMLWYFILYPAITSLVYIDSIDVGIELFFILYAVFAVFFLQKLSLILQAIGFSLICYFAVFVVQQNYEFVMKDINYPFYVFNHVLSVALIFIGLFLIKKENKDYQAEILNSNEELYRYTQEIEKQKEELAELNNLKSKLFSVISHDLRTPLYGLRNLFKSVEQYDLPAEEIKVLIPDVVKDLHYTTDLMENLLQWAKSQMKGESVSPQLIDMNKLIQDVQQVVRLQAENKQVYLKTKAEKPVYIYADKEMIEVVLRNLISNAIKFTPKEGEVIVDVKQDEETVEVLVSDTGTGMSEESRNKLFGDEHFTTKGTSNEAGTGLGLMICKEFLKKNGGNIHVESELGKGSTFAFTLPRA, via the coding sequence ATGAAGATGATTAGGTTATCGCTATTGTCTGATGCAATCAGCCGCATCAAGAAAATTGGTTATACAGATGAACTCGATGGTTACGCCGCACGCCGCTTAGGTATTTTCAACACACTTAATTTTATTGGCTTACTTACAGGGATTATTATTCCGGTAGTGGCTATTCTCAACAAAGGCTATTTACCTGTAATTGCATGGATCGTTGCAGCAGCTCCTGCTTTTATCAGTTTCGTTGTATTGGTTGCAAACTATTACCGCCGTTACGATTTTGCGATGCTGTGGTATTTTATTTTGTATCCTGCCATTACTTCATTGGTGTACATAGATAGTATTGATGTTGGCATTGAATTATTCTTTATTCTGTATGCCGTATTTGCTGTTTTCTTTTTACAAAAACTCAGTTTGATCTTGCAGGCAATCGGCTTTTCGTTGATCTGCTATTTCGCTGTATTTGTTGTTCAGCAGAACTATGAATTTGTGATGAAGGATATCAATTACCCGTTTTATGTGTTTAATCATGTTCTGTCGGTTGCGTTGATTTTCATTGGCCTTTTTCTGATCAAAAAAGAAAACAAGGATTATCAGGCAGAGATATTGAACAGCAACGAAGAGCTTTACCGATATACACAGGAAATCGAAAAACAGAAAGAAGAACTCGCTGAATTAAATAATCTGAAGTCGAAATTATTTTCTGTGATCTCTCATGATCTGCGTACGCCACTCTATGGTTTACGAAACCTGTTTAAAAGTGTGGAGCAATATGATCTGCCTGCTGAAGAAATTAAAGTATTGATCCCGGATGTGGTGAAAGATCTTCATTACACCACCGATTTAATGGAGAACTTGCTGCAATGGGCCAAGAGTCAGATGAAGGGTGAATCAGTTTCACCGCAGTTGATCGATATGAACAAACTCATTCAGGATGTGCAACAGGTTGTTCGGCTGCAGGCAGAAAATAAGCAGGTGTATCTGAAAACAAAAGCCGAGAAACCCGTTTATATATATGCTGATAAAGAAATGATCGAAGTGGTGTTGCGTAACCTCATCAGCAATGCAATTAAATTCACACCAAAAGAAGGCGAAGTAATTGTGGATGTAAAACAGGATGAAGAAACAGTGGAGGTACTTGTAAGTGACACGGGCACGGGAATGAGTGAAGAGAGCCGCAATAAATTATTTGGCGACGAACATTTTACCACCAAAGGAACATCAAATGAAGCCGGAACCGGTTTAGGTTTGATGATCTGTAAAGAATTTCTTAAGAAAAACGGTGGCAACATCCATGTAGAAAGCGAATTGGGAAAGGGCAGCACTTTTGCATTTACTTTACCACGTGCCTGA
- a CDS encoding DUF5777 family beta-barrel protein gives MKRKIHFAAALLILLFSFKTNAQETEDLLSLVDSGSITKTFIKSAFKSTRVINGHSMEFLSPGTMDFRILHRFGQLDQGYKNFFGLDQASMRMGFDFGLYRNLMIGVGRSTFKKELDGYFKYAPVMQSTGNRSFPMTIAIAAGITMNTSPWADPTINNYSSSRLAYYYQLILGRKFSERFTLQLTPTMVHTNLVALHTQPNDVFALGAGTRLKLTKRIAITCDYFYLFNGIEQAVNYNPLSVGVDIETGGHVFQLHFSNATGMNERAFINETTTRWDKGEIRFGFNLSRVFQLKKKTKITG, from the coding sequence ATGAAAAGGAAAATACATTTCGCAGCCGCATTACTGATCCTGCTTTTTTCTTTCAAAACAAATGCACAGGAAACCGAAGATCTTTTAAGTCTTGTTGATTCAGGAAGCATAACTAAGACATTCATCAAATCTGCATTCAAATCAACAAGGGTTATCAATGGCCACTCGATGGAATTTCTTTCTCCCGGAACCATGGACTTCCGCATACTGCATCGATTCGGTCAGCTTGATCAGGGTTATAAAAATTTCTTTGGTTTAGACCAGGCCAGTATGCGTATGGGATTTGATTTTGGCTTATATCGAAATCTTATGATCGGTGTGGGAAGGAGTACATTCAAAAAAGAACTTGATGGTTATTTCAAATATGCACCTGTTATGCAATCAACAGGAAATAGAAGTTTTCCAATGACAATTGCCATTGCAGCAGGCATAACCATGAATACCTCTCCATGGGCCGACCCAACAATCAACAATTATTCTTCTTCCCGCCTCGCCTATTATTATCAACTGATACTTGGAAGAAAATTCTCTGAACGTTTTACGCTGCAATTAACGCCTACAATGGTTCATACAAATCTTGTTGCACTGCATACACAACCAAACGATGTGTTTGCCCTCGGCGCCGGCACACGTTTAAAACTTACAAAACGGATTGCTATTACCTGTGACTACTTCTATCTCTTTAACGGAATTGAACAAGCTGTAAACTATAATCCATTGTCGGTAGGTGTTGATATTGAAACCGGCGGACATGTGTTTCAACTTCATTTTTCCAATGCCACCGGTATGAATGAACGGGCCTTTATTAATGAAACAACAACCCGTTGGGACAAAGGCGAAATCAGGTTTGGGTTTAACTTATCCAGAGTATTTCAACTTAAAAAGAAAACAAAAATTACGGGTTAA
- a CDS encoding DMT family transporter, which yields MKPNQNHIVLGILLAVAATIIWSGNFIVARAVINDIPPVALAFFRWLTACILLLPVAWKHIKPSWKIVQQNKAYFFWTGLTGISLFNTFVYIAGHSSTAINLALIGTTSSPIMSIILAHYFLKEHIQWRRIIGIVLCIAGIFFLLSKGSFQNLLHLQFTKGDGWVLLGALSFAIYNIMARKKPKDISAVGFLFFVFCIGTALLIPAFFIEAAYVKPIQWTWQTGSVILYLGLGTSVIAFLFWNRSIKELGAGRTALFGNLIPIFSSIEAVIILGEKISYIHIISFLLIVAGLAIDNSVLLKRK from the coding sequence ATGAAGCCCAACCAAAACCACATTGTGCTCGGCATTCTCCTGGCCGTGGCTGCCACGATCATCTGGAGCGGTAATTTTATCGTAGCCCGTGCGGTGATCAATGATATTCCCCCGGTTGCTCTGGCTTTTTTCCGTTGGCTTACAGCTTGCATCTTATTGTTGCCGGTAGCATGGAAACATATTAAACCATCGTGGAAGATCGTACAGCAAAATAAAGCTTATTTTTTCTGGACAGGGTTAACGGGCATCAGTCTCTTTAACACGTTTGTTTATATAGCAGGACATAGCTCAACAGCCATTAACCTCGCATTGATCGGTACCACTTCGTCTCCCATCATGTCTATCATTCTGGCGCATTATTTTTTAAAAGAACATATTCAATGGCGGCGCATCATCGGAATTGTTTTGTGCATTGCAGGTATCTTTTTTCTGTTGAGCAAAGGGAGTTTTCAAAACCTGTTGCATCTGCAATTCACAAAAGGTGACGGATGGGTACTACTCGGTGCGTTAAGCTTTGCTATCTACAATATTATGGCACGTAAAAAGCCGAAAGACATTTCAGCAGTTGGCTTTTTGTTTTTTGTCTTCTGTATCGGCACAGCGTTGTTAATTCCGGCTTTTTTTATTGAAGCTGCGTATGTAAAACCGATACAATGGACCTGGCAAACGGGTTCTGTTATTTTATATCTCGGTTTAGGAACTTCCGTGATCGCATTTTTATTCTGGAATCGTTCCATTAAAGAATTGGGTGCCGGACGAACAGCTTTGTTTGGTAATCTCATTCCTATTTTCAGCAGCATTGAAGCGGTCATTATTCTTGGTGAAAAAATCAGTTATATTCACATCATCAGTTTTCTGTTGATTGTTGCCGGATTGGCGATTGACAACAGTGTACTGTTGAAACGAAAATAA
- a CDS encoding c-type cytochrome domain-containing protein has product MKKTMLFGSSIVVSIILLLNACKHQIPVPPDNGNPGGVSGIPGTVGRVCSNDSVYFANDIYPLISSTCAMAGCHDAITHKEGIDLSTYNNIKNYIVAGNASESKIYKTIIKTDNERMPPPPMPAWTTEQIAKLRTWINQGARNNACDRCDTTDYKFSTAIKTLIQNKCQGCHNPASLGGGIDLSTYTAIKAAGVNGKLYGSINWSAGYIPMPQGGLKMPDCEIKQIRKWIDAGMLNN; this is encoded by the coding sequence ATGAAAAAAACAATGCTCTTTGGGAGTAGTATTGTTGTGTCCATTATTTTGCTCTTAAATGCATGTAAGCATCAAATTCCGGTGCCGCCCGACAATGGTAATCCTGGTGGGGTTTCCGGTATACCCGGCACCGTTGGTCGTGTTTGCAGTAACGACTCAGTTTATTTTGCCAATGATATTTATCCACTCATCAGTTCTACCTGTGCTATGGCAGGATGCCATGATGCCATCACGCATAAAGAAGGGATCGATCTGTCTACTTACAACAATATTAAAAATTATATCGTTGCCGGAAATGCATCAGAAAGCAAGATTTACAAAACGATCATTAAAACAGATAATGAACGCATGCCCCCTCCTCCAATGCCGGCATGGACAACTGAACAAATAGCCAAACTCCGTACATGGATCAATCAAGGTGCAAGAAATAACGCCTGCGACAGATGTGATACAACTGATTATAAATTCAGCACAGCAATCAAAACTTTAATTCAAAACAAATGCCAAGGCTGTCATAATCCTGCATCACTGGGAGGGGGAATTGATCTGTCAACTTATACAGCGATCAAAGCAGCAGGTGTTAATGGCAAACTTTATGGTTCCATTAATTGGTCTGCAGGTTATATTCCTATGCCGCAAGGAGGATTGAAAATGCCGGACTGTGAAATCAAACAGATCAGAAAATGGATCGATGCAGGTATGCTCAACAATTAA
- a CDS encoding YceI family protein — protein MKKISWLLIVLLFAGIVSAQDKYFTKTGKINFDATSPGSPEQVEGIHKSTLCVLDTKTGNLQFSVTMKGFEFERALMQEHFNENYVESDQFPKSEFKGQISNNSSISYATNGEYPVSVKGKLTMHGITKDVEANGKLVVKNGKIAATSVFTVLLADYKISIPGLVADKVSTSAKIIVNCLLDPLPAK, from the coding sequence ATGAAAAAGATAAGTTGGTTACTGATTGTTTTACTGTTTGCAGGAATTGTTTCTGCACAAGACAAATATTTTACAAAAACAGGGAAGATCAATTTCGATGCTACTTCTCCCGGCTCTCCCGAACAGGTTGAAGGCATTCATAAAAGCACTTTATGTGTGCTTGATACTAAAACCGGTAATCTGCAATTCTCCGTTACCATGAAAGGGTTTGAATTTGAGCGGGCATTAATGCAGGAACACTTCAATGAAAATTATGTGGAGAGCGATCAATTTCCTAAATCAGAATTCAAGGGTCAGATCAGCAACAACAGCAGCATTAGCTATGCTACAAATGGAGAGTATCCTGTTTCTGTAAAAGGAAAACTAACCATGCATGGAATTACAAAAGATGTTGAAGCAAATGGAAAACTTGTTGTTAAAAATGGCAAGATCGCTGCAACATCTGTGTTTACTGTTTTACTTGCCGATTATAAAATAAGTATACCGGGTTTGGTTGCGGATAAGGTCTCTACATCGGCAAAGATCATTGTGAATTGTTTGCTTGATCCGTTACCTGCTAAATAA
- a CDS encoding bifunctional folylpolyglutamate synthase/dihydrofolate synthase: MTYEETINYLFTRLPMFSRIGAAAIKKDLHNTIALCEALNDPYKQFKSIHVAGTNGKGSVSHMLAAILQTAGYKTGLYTSPHLHDFRERIKVNGEMISKEFVVDFTKDIQPLIEEIEPSFFEITVAMAFEYFKQEKVDVAVIEVGLGGRLDSTNIITPELSIITNIGWDHMNLLGDSLEEIAFEKAGIIKQAIPVVVGETLPETKPVFEEKASMMRAPLYFAYNEFSVTGKKTVDHQLVVDVRDRKTKTDFHYTLDLPGGYQTKNILTVLSSVRQLQVQGWKISEEDIQTALASSKKINGLHGRWEVIHEHPTVVMDVGHNEDGVKQIVAQLNESSFNKLHIVIGMVKDKEIEKVLALLPKNAQYYFTKAHIPRALPEADLHANALAFDLNGETFENVNAAIASALECATNDDLILVCGSVFLVGEVDVNAIIN, translated from the coding sequence ATGACTTACGAGGAGACGATCAATTATCTCTTTACCCGGCTACCCATGTTCAGCCGAATTGGTGCTGCTGCAATTAAAAAAGATCTGCACAATACCATCGCATTATGCGAAGCATTGAATGATCCGTACAAACAGTTTAAAAGTATTCATGTTGCCGGTACCAATGGCAAAGGTTCGGTAAGTCATATGCTGGCAGCTATTTTGCAAACAGCCGGTTACAAAACAGGCCTGTACACCTCTCCTCACCTGCATGATTTTCGTGAACGTATTAAAGTGAATGGTGAAATGATCAGCAAAGAGTTTGTGGTCGATTTTACGAAAGACATTCAACCGTTGATCGAAGAAATTGAACCTTCCTTTTTTGAGATCACCGTTGCAATGGCATTTGAATATTTCAAACAAGAGAAAGTTGATGTTGCCGTAATTGAAGTAGGACTTGGCGGACGATTAGACAGTACGAACATTATTACACCTGAACTTTCCATCATCACCAACATTGGTTGGGATCATATGAATTTATTGGGGGATTCATTGGAAGAAATTGCGTTTGAAAAAGCAGGGATCATTAAACAAGCCATTCCTGTTGTAGTAGGCGAAACATTACCGGAAACAAAACCTGTGTTTGAAGAAAAAGCAAGTATGATGAGGGCCCCTCTGTATTTTGCATACAATGAATTCAGTGTAACAGGTAAAAAAACAGTTGATCATCAGTTGGTAGTTGATGTAAGAGATCGGAAAACAAAAACTGATTTTCATTATACACTTGATCTGCCTGGTGGTTATCAAACAAAAAATATTCTCACCGTTCTTTCTTCCGTTCGTCAACTGCAGGTACAAGGTTGGAAAATTTCGGAAGAAGATATACAAACAGCGTTGGCTTCCAGTAAAAAGATCAATGGGTTGCATGGACGATGGGAAGTAATTCATGAACATCCAACCGTAGTAATGGATGTAGGCCATAATGAAGATGGAGTAAAACAGATCGTTGCCCAACTCAATGAGAGCAGCTTTAACAAACTGCACATTGTTATTGGCATGGTAAAAGATAAGGAGATTGAGAAAGTATTAGCCTTGTTGCCAAAAAATGCACAATACTATTTTACCAAAGCACATATTCCGAGAGCATTACCGGAAGCTGATTTGCATGCAAATGCTTTAGCATTTGATCTCAACGGAGAAACATTTGAAAACGTAAACGCAGCCATTGCTTCAGCACTGGAATGTGCAACAAACGATGATTTGATTTTAGTTTGCGGGAGTGTGTTTCTTGTAGGAGAAGTGGATGTGAACGCAATAATCAATTAA
- a CDS encoding MFS transporter, whose protein sequence is MQRPNHILPLIVLSQFAGTSLWFSGNAILTEISKAFQLEKDGLAVVTSSVLIGFITGTFLYAVTAIADRFKPSVVFFMSSLLAAAANLLILLPQQDFFLLVVSRFFVGFFLAGIYPVGMKIAAEWYEKGLGKALGYLVGALVLGTAFPHLLKQTDWNYNWKHVLMVTSTVAATGGLIIFLFVPRGPFFKKGNSYSFDAFKNSFRFPNFRAASFGYFGHMWELYAFWAFVPIILNLYIQQNGALLNVPLWSFIIIAAGAVGCVAGGYITIKHGSAKVAYAGLLISFCCCLLSIFSFVFPPALFLFFLLIWGFAVVADSPQFSSIVAQTAVAENKGSALTIITCIGFAITVASIYVLNRLFEQFMQSPYVLLILAPGPLFGLWKLRPLLKVKAFN, encoded by the coding sequence ATGCAACGCCCCAACCATATTCTGCCATTAATCGTTCTGTCGCAATTTGCAGGCACCTCATTATGGTTTAGCGGTAACGCCATTCTTACAGAGATCAGTAAGGCATTTCAACTTGAAAAAGATGGGTTAGCCGTTGTTACCTCATCGGTATTGATCGGGTTTATCACCGGTACTTTTTTGTATGCCGTCACTGCTATCGCTGATCGGTTCAAACCTTCCGTGGTATTTTTTATGTCCTCGTTGTTGGCTGCTGCCGCCAATCTGCTGATCCTGTTACCGCAACAGGATTTTTTTCTGTTAGTGGTATCAAGATTTTTTGTTGGATTTTTTCTGGCAGGGATTTATCCCGTTGGCATGAAGATCGCTGCAGAGTGGTATGAAAAAGGATTAGGCAAAGCGTTGGGTTATCTTGTAGGTGCGTTGGTATTGGGTACAGCCTTTCCGCATTTATTAAAACAAACCGATTGGAATTATAACTGGAAGCATGTGTTGATGGTAACTTCTACTGTTGCAGCAACCGGTGGACTCATTATTTTTTTGTTTGTACCACGAGGACCGTTTTTTAAAAAGGGAAACAGTTATTCGTTCGATGCATTTAAAAACAGTTTTCGCTTTCCCAATTTCAGAGCCGCATCGTTTGGATATTTTGGTCACATGTGGGAGCTGTATGCCTTCTGGGCCTTTGTACCAATTATTTTAAATCTATACATTCAGCAAAACGGGGCATTGCTGAATGTGCCGTTATGGTCGTTCATTATTATTGCAGCAGGTGCTGTTGGTTGTGTGGCCGGTGGTTATATCACAATCAAACATGGAAGTGCGAAAGTAGCGTATGCAGGTTTGCTCATTTCATTTTGCTGTTGCCTATTATCCATTTTTAGTTTTGTATTTCCTCCCGCATTGTTTCTTTTCTTTTTGTTGATTTGGGGATTTGCTGTTGTGGCCGATTCGCCGCAGTTTTCTTCCATTGTAGCCCAAACAGCCGTTGCAGAAAATAAAGGTTCTGCACTAACCATTATTACCTGTATTGGATTCGCCATTACAGTAGCAAGCATTTATGTATTGAACCGTTTGTTTGAGCAGTTTATGCAATCGCCGTATGTATTGCTGATACTTGCACCGGGGCCGCTTTTTGGATTGTGGAAATTGCGACCGCTGCTGAAAGTGAAGGCGTTTAATTGA